In Pungitius pungitius chromosome 2, fPunPun2.1, whole genome shotgun sequence, a single window of DNA contains:
- the rab41 gene encoding ras-related protein Rab-41 isoform X4, which produces MSTTTGGGEFGNPLRKFKLVFLGEQSVGKTSLITRFMYDSFDNTYQATIGIDFLSKTMYLEDRTIRLQLWDTAGQERFRSLIPSYIRDSAAAVVVYDIANLNSFQQTSKWIDDVRTERGSDVIIMLVGNKTDLADKRQVSVEAAERKARELNVMYIETSAKAGYNVKQLFRRVAAALPGMDSTPEKSKEDMIDIKLEKQPEMTVTESSCSC; this is translated from the exons ATGTCAACCACGACCGGCGGCGGAGAGTTTGGCAACCCTTTACGAAAGTTCAAGCTTGTCTTTCTGGGCGAACAGAGTG ttggAAAGACCTCACTCATCACCCGGTTTATGTATGACAGTTTCGACAACACCTATCAG GCAACAATTGGCATTGACTTTTTGTCAAAAACCATGTACCTAGAAGATCGTACG ATTCGGCTGCAGCTCTGGGATACAGCCGGACAGGAGCGTTTCCGCAGCCTCATCCCCAGTTACATCCGCGACTCAGCCGCTGCTGTGGTGGTTTATGACATAGCCA ATCTTAATTCATTCCAGCAAACCTCAAAGTGGATTGATGATGTtagaacagagagaggaagtgatgtcattatCATGCTTGTGGGAAACAAAACAGACTTGGCGGACAAAAG GCAAGTTTCTGTTGAGGCGGCAGAGAGGAAAGCTCGTGAACTCAATGTGATGTACATAGAGACCAGTGCCAAGGCTGGCTATAACGTCAAACAG CTGTTCCGTCGTGTTGCTGCCGCGTTGCCTGGGATGGATAGCACACCCGAGAAAAGCAAAGAGGACA TGATCGACATCAAACTGGAGAAACAGCCCGAGATGACTGTCACCGAGAGCAGCTGCTCCTGCTAG
- the stard14 gene encoding START domain containing 14, translated as MSILPDDTTFAEFKKQCLSTDNWVNKYDKYGMKVWVESLAADKGNNVAKVHKIKCSMTIDDVSAATMYDVVHDGMYRKEWDPAMMESYDVARLSANADVGYYSWRCTKPIKNRDVVSLRSWQVKGDEYVVINFSVKHPKHPPCNNFVRAISILTGYFIKPTGPNSCTFIYLSQADPKGSLPKWVVNQASQVFAPRVMKCIHKAGQNYPEWKRQNSPGQKPWLHPEQSTLPLMDPAELSIQRADSLENMDESHKVALQDSEDSS; from the exons ATGTCTATTCTACCCGACGACACGACCTTTGCCGAGTTCAAGAAGCAGTGTTTATCAACGGACAACTGGGTCAACAAGTACGATAAATACGGGATGAAAGTGTGGGTCGAGAGTCTCGCGGCGGATAAAGGAAACAACGTCGCCAAAGTGCACAAGATCAAG tGTTCAATGACGATCGACGACGTGTCAGCCGCCACCATGTATGACGTCGTTCATGACGGCATGTACCGCAAGGAGTGGGACCCCGCCATGATGGAGAGTTATGACGTCGCGCGCCTCTCAGCCAACGCGGATGTGGGCTACTACTCAT GGCGTTGCACAAAGCCCATCAAGAACCGAGATGTGGTTTCTCTACGTTCGTGGCAGGTGAAGGGGGACGAGTACGTCGTGATTAACTTCTCAGTCAAACACCCG AAACACCCCCCGTGCAACAATTTCGTGAGGGCCATCTCCATCCTCACTGGATATTTCATCAAGCCCACAGGACCAAACAGCTGCACTTTCATTTACCTTTCACAAGCCGACCCCAAAG GTTCTCTTCCCAAGTGGGTGGTGAACCAAGCGTCTCAAGTTTTCGCTCCCCGG gtGATGAAGTGTATACACAAGGCGGGACAGAACTACCCGGAGTGGAAACGGCAGAACTCTCCCGGCCAGAAGCCCTGGTTGCACCCGGAGCAGAGCACGCTGCCCCTGATGGACCCCGCCGAGTTGTCCATACAGAGAGCCGACTCGCTGGAGAACATGGACGAGAGTCACAAGGTGGCCCTTCAGGACAGCGAGGACAGCAGCTAA
- the rab41 gene encoding ras-related protein Rab-41 isoform X3, giving the protein MSTTTGGGEFGNPLRKFKLVFLGEQSVGKTSLITRFMYDSFDNTYQATIGIDFLSKTMYLEDRTIRLQLWDTAGQERFRSLIPSYIRDSAAAVVVYDIANLNSFQQTSKWIDDVRTERGSDVIIMLVGNKTDLADKRQITTEEGEQRAKELNVMFIETSAKTGYNVKQLFRRVAAALPGMDSTPEKSKEDMIDIKLEKQPEMTVTESSCSC; this is encoded by the exons ATGTCAACCACGACCGGCGGCGGAGAGTTTGGCAACCCTTTACGAAAGTTCAAGCTTGTCTTTCTGGGCGAACAGAGTG ttggAAAGACCTCACTCATCACCCGGTTTATGTATGACAGTTTCGACAACACCTATCAG GCAACAATTGGCATTGACTTTTTGTCAAAAACCATGTACCTAGAAGATCGTACG ATTCGGCTGCAGCTCTGGGATACAGCCGGACAGGAGCGTTTCCGCAGCCTCATCCCCAGTTACATCCGCGACTCAGCCGCTGCTGTGGTGGTTTATGACATAGCCA ATCTTAATTCATTCCAGCAAACCTCAAAGTGGATTGATGATGTtagaacagagagaggaagtgatgtcattatCATGCTTGTGGGAAACAAAACAGACTTGGCGGACAAAAG acaGATCACCACGGAGGAGGGTGAGCAGAGAGCTAAGGAACTGAATGTCATGTTCATTGAAACCAGCGCAAAGACTGGCTACAATGTGAAACAG CTGTTCCGTCGTGTTGCTGCCGCGTTGCCTGGGATGGATAGCACACCCGAGAAAAGCAAAGAGGACA TGATCGACATCAAACTGGAGAAACAGCCCGAGATGACTGTCACCGAGAGCAGCTGCTCCTGCTAG
- the rab41 gene encoding ras-related protein Rab-41 isoform X1 codes for MSTTTGGGEFGNPLRKFKLVFLGEQSVGKTSLITRFMYDSFDNTYQATIGIDFLSKTMYLEDRTVRLQLWDTAGQERFRSLIPSYIRDSTIAVVVYDITNLNSFQQTSKWIDDVRTERGSDVIIMLVGNKTDLADKRQITTEEGEQRAKELNVMFIETSAKTGYNVKQLFRRVAAALPGMDSTPEKSKEDMIDIKLEKQPEMTVTESSCSC; via the exons ATGTCAACCACGACCGGCGGCGGAGAGTTTGGCAACCCTTTACGAAAGTTCAAGCTTGTCTTTCTGGGCGAACAGAGTG ttggAAAGACCTCACTCATCACCCGGTTTATGTATGACAGTTTCGACAACACCTATCAG GCAACAATTGGCATTGACTTTTTGTCAAAAACCATGTACCTAGAAGATCGTACG GTCCGACTCCAGCTTTGGGACACTGCTGGACAGGAGCGTTTTCGTAGCCTAATTCCCAGCTACATCCGTGACTCTACCATTGCCGTGGTTGTTTATGACATCACCA ATCTTAATTCATTCCAGCAAACCTCAAAGTGGATTGATGATGTtagaacagagagaggaagtgatgtcattatCATGCTTGTGGGAAACAAAACAGACTTGGCGGACAAAAG acaGATCACCACGGAGGAGGGTGAGCAGAGAGCTAAGGAACTGAATGTCATGTTCATTGAAACCAGCGCAAAGACTGGCTACAATGTGAAACAG CTGTTCCGTCGTGTTGCTGCCGCGTTGCCTGGGATGGATAGCACACCCGAGAAAAGCAAAGAGGACA TGATCGACATCAAACTGGAGAAACAGCCCGAGATGACTGTCACCGAGAGCAGCTGCTCCTGCTAG
- the arr3b gene encoding arrestin 3b, retinal (X-arrestin) isoform X2: MSKVYKKTSGNGHIALYLGKRDFTDNVDSVELVDGAVKVDPAGLDGKKVFVYLACAFRYGSDDLDVIGLSFRRDIWIQRVQVYPPTGASVTKTPMQESLMKKIGEQGCPFSFQMPTNLPCSVSLQPGPNDAGKACGVDFEVKAYIANTADEEVEKKDTCRLMIRKIQFAPSSNKPGPKADITKQFMMSDKPVILEASLEKEIYYHGDPIIVNVKINNETTKVVKKITVLVEQLASVVLYSSDTYTKVVCSEEFAETINANSSFEKSFQITPLLANNKEKRGLSVDGRLKDEDTNLASTTLSQGDKEMQGIIISYKVKVNLTTGSGGLLGSLTGSDVTLELPLTLMSPKPAGKCSLFAYTCHLNASNISPTSKREH; the protein is encoded by the exons ATGTCTAA gGTATACAAGAAGACCAGCGGCAACGGACAT ATTGCCCTCTACTTGGGGAAGAGAGACTTCACGGACAACGTGGATTCAGTGGAACTAGTCG ACGGTGCTGTCAAAGTGGACCCGGCCGGTCTTGACGGCAAAAAAG TATTTGTCTACCTTGCTTGTGCCTTCCGCTATGGGAGCGATGACTTGGATGTTATTGGGCTGTCCTTCAGGAGAGACATCTGGATACAGCGCGTTCAGGTGTACCCGCCTACGGGTGCGAGCGTTACCAAAACGCCAATGCAGGAGTCCCTCATGAAGAAAATTGGAGAGCAAGGGTGTCCCTTTTCCTTCCAG ATGCCAACCAATCTCCCATGCTCAGTCTCCCTGCAGCCAGGGCCAAATGATGCTGGCAAG GCTTGCGGCGTGGACTTTGAGGTTAAAGCGTACATTGCCAACACAGCAGATGAAGAGGTTGAAAAGAA GGACACGTGCCGCCTGATGATTCGCAAAATACAATTTGCACCATCTAGCAACAAGCCTGGACCCAAGGCCGACATCACAAAGCAGTTCATGATGAGTGACAAGCCGGTGATCTTGGAGGCCTCCCTTGAAAAAGAG ATTTATTACCACGGAGATCCAATCATCGTCAATGTAAAAATCAACAACGAAACCACCAAGGTTGTGAAGAAAATCACCGTTTTAG TTGAGCAGCTTGCAAGCGTGGTGCTCTACTCATCTGATACTTACACCAAGGTGGTCTGCTCAGAGGAGTTCGC GGAGACAATTAACGCCAACTCTTCGTTCGAGAAGTCCTTCCAAATAACCCCCCTGCTGGCCAACAACAAAGAGAAGCGGGGCCTTTCGGTGGACGGCCGGCTAAAAGACGAGGACACCAACCTAGCGTCCACAACCCT GAGTCAAGGAGATAAGGAGATGCAGGGAATCATCATCTCCTATAAAGTCAAGGTCAATCTAACAACGGGCAGTGGCGG GTTGCTGGGTAGCTTAACAGGAAG cGATGTCACTTTGGAGCTTCCATTGACTCTGATGTCCCCGAAACCTGCAGGCAAGTGCAGTCTTTTTGCTTATACTTGCCATTTAAATGCTTCAAACATTTCACCAACATCAAAAAGAGAGCACTGA
- the rab41 gene encoding ras-related protein Rab-41 isoform X2, producing MSTTTGGGEFGNPLRKFKLVFLGEQSVGKTSLITRFMYDSFDNTYQATIGIDFLSKTMYLEDRTVRLQLWDTAGQERFRSLIPSYIRDSTIAVVVYDITNLNSFQQTSKWIDDVRTERGSDVIIMLVGNKTDLADKRQVSVEAAERKARELNVMYIETSAKAGYNVKQLFRRVAAALPGMDSTPEKSKEDMIDIKLEKQPEMTVTESSCSC from the exons ATGTCAACCACGACCGGCGGCGGAGAGTTTGGCAACCCTTTACGAAAGTTCAAGCTTGTCTTTCTGGGCGAACAGAGTG ttggAAAGACCTCACTCATCACCCGGTTTATGTATGACAGTTTCGACAACACCTATCAG GCAACAATTGGCATTGACTTTTTGTCAAAAACCATGTACCTAGAAGATCGTACG GTCCGACTCCAGCTTTGGGACACTGCTGGACAGGAGCGTTTTCGTAGCCTAATTCCCAGCTACATCCGTGACTCTACCATTGCCGTGGTTGTTTATGACATCACCA ATCTTAATTCATTCCAGCAAACCTCAAAGTGGATTGATGATGTtagaacagagagaggaagtgatgtcattatCATGCTTGTGGGAAACAAAACAGACTTGGCGGACAAAAG GCAAGTTTCTGTTGAGGCGGCAGAGAGGAAAGCTCGTGAACTCAATGTGATGTACATAGAGACCAGTGCCAAGGCTGGCTATAACGTCAAACAG CTGTTCCGTCGTGTTGCTGCCGCGTTGCCTGGGATGGATAGCACACCCGAGAAAAGCAAAGAGGACA TGATCGACATCAAACTGGAGAAACAGCCCGAGATGACTGTCACCGAGAGCAGCTGCTCCTGCTAG
- the arr3b gene encoding arrestin 3b, retinal (X-arrestin) isoform X1 yields the protein MSKVYKKTSGNGHIALYLGKRDFTDNVDSVELVDGAVKVDPAGLDGKKVFVYLACAFRYGSDDLDVIGLSFRRDIWIQRVQVYPPTGASVTKTPMQESLMKKIGEQGCPFSFQMPTNLPCSVSLQPGPNDAGKACGVDFEVKAYIANTADEEVEKKYVVSAQSCVAFEVMSKGPVTLFALSFCGLRDTCRLMIRKIQFAPSSNKPGPKADITKQFMMSDKPVILEASLEKEIYYHGDPIIVNVKINNETTKVVKKITVLVEQLASVVLYSSDTYTKVVCSEEFAETINANSSFEKSFQITPLLANNKEKRGLSVDGRLKDEDTNLASTTLSQGDKEMQGIIISYKVKVNLTTGSGGLLGSLTGSDVTLELPLTLMSPKPAGKCSLFAYTCHLNASNISPTSKREH from the exons ATGTCTAA gGTATACAAGAAGACCAGCGGCAACGGACAT ATTGCCCTCTACTTGGGGAAGAGAGACTTCACGGACAACGTGGATTCAGTGGAACTAGTCG ACGGTGCTGTCAAAGTGGACCCGGCCGGTCTTGACGGCAAAAAAG TATTTGTCTACCTTGCTTGTGCCTTCCGCTATGGGAGCGATGACTTGGATGTTATTGGGCTGTCCTTCAGGAGAGACATCTGGATACAGCGCGTTCAGGTGTACCCGCCTACGGGTGCGAGCGTTACCAAAACGCCAATGCAGGAGTCCCTCATGAAGAAAATTGGAGAGCAAGGGTGTCCCTTTTCCTTCCAG ATGCCAACCAATCTCCCATGCTCAGTCTCCCTGCAGCCAGGGCCAAATGATGCTGGCAAG GCTTGCGGCGTGGACTTTGAGGTTAAAGCGTACATTGCCAACACAGCAGATGAAGAGGTTGAAAAGAAGTATGTAGTAAGCGCCCAATCTTGCGTTGCATTCGAGGTTATGTCGAAGGGACCCGTGACTCTCTTTGCACTTTCTTTTTGTGGTCTTAGGGACACGTGCCGCCTGATGATTCGCAAAATACAATTTGCACCATCTAGCAACAAGCCTGGACCCAAGGCCGACATCACAAAGCAGTTCATGATGAGTGACAAGCCGGTGATCTTGGAGGCCTCCCTTGAAAAAGAG ATTTATTACCACGGAGATCCAATCATCGTCAATGTAAAAATCAACAACGAAACCACCAAGGTTGTGAAGAAAATCACCGTTTTAG TTGAGCAGCTTGCAAGCGTGGTGCTCTACTCATCTGATACTTACACCAAGGTGGTCTGCTCAGAGGAGTTCGC GGAGACAATTAACGCCAACTCTTCGTTCGAGAAGTCCTTCCAAATAACCCCCCTGCTGGCCAACAACAAAGAGAAGCGGGGCCTTTCGGTGGACGGCCGGCTAAAAGACGAGGACACCAACCTAGCGTCCACAACCCT GAGTCAAGGAGATAAGGAGATGCAGGGAATCATCATCTCCTATAAAGTCAAGGTCAATCTAACAACGGGCAGTGGCGG GTTGCTGGGTAGCTTAACAGGAAG cGATGTCACTTTGGAGCTTCCATTGACTCTGATGTCCCCGAAACCTGCAGGCAAGTGCAGTCTTTTTGCTTATACTTGCCATTTAAATGCTTCAAACATTTCACCAACATCAAAAAGAGAGCACTGA